One window of the Cataglyphis hispanica isolate Lineage 1 chromosome 13, ULB_Chis1_1.0, whole genome shotgun sequence genome contains the following:
- the LOC126853846 gene encoding CD63 antigen, with the protein MESCGMNIIKYILFIFNLVFAISGIGIIAAGACVLADVGEFNHFVEGRIMAPPIVLIVAGAIVFIIAFLGCYGAIKEHYHMLIAFAAALLIIFVIELAVGIAAAVFKNDFSMAMKDTLKESMKNYSEADRMAWDNIHKKLECCGVDGPNDWSPANGFTSGFPSSCCKQDMNMICQINNEALVYQEGCFNKLEMRVHKGATVLIGVGIGIAFVEIAGIILACCLAAIIKRETDHK; encoded by the exons ATGGAGTCCTGCGGGatgaatattatcaaatacatCCTCTTCATCTTTAATCTGGTCTTCGCG ATATCCGGTATAGGTATCATCGCGGCCGGTGCGTGTGTGTTAGCGGATGTTGGTGAATTCAATCACTTTGTAGAAGGAAGAATAATGGCACCGCCTATAGTACTCATAGTTGCGGGAGCCATCGTTTTCATTATAGCTTTTCTAGGATGTTATGGAGCGATTAAGGAGCATTACCATATGTTAATCGCC tttgcGGCAgcgctattaataattttcgtgaTCGAGCTCGCGGTGGGAATAGCGGCGGCAGTGTTTAAAAACGATTTCAGCATGGCAATGAAAGACACCCTGAAGGAATCGATGAAGAATTATTCGGAAGCTGACAGGATGGCCTGGGACAACATACATAAAAAG CTGGAATGTTGCGGCGTGGATGGTCCTAATGATTGGAGCCCGGCTAATGGATTTACGTCAGGTTTTCCGTCCTCTTGTTGCAAGCAAGACATGAATATGATTTGTCAGATTAATAATGAAGCATTGGTGTATCAGGAGGGTTGCTTTAACAAGCTGGAAATGCGAGTCCACAAGGGCGCTACGGTTTTGATTGGCGTTGGTATCGGAATAGCTTTTGTGGAG atcgcCGGTATCATCCTTGCCTGTTGTCTCGCGGCAATCATAAAAAGGGAAACCGATCATAAATGA
- the LOC126853843 gene encoding uncharacterized protein LOC126853843 isoform X1 encodes MNPATAVSQSVNQSDNQSVSLLIGHSVFGKIVSAPVHTMSRMVALLLLAAVTVVTAEEMVAVVRLTPHDVKGKNVTGNLKIVQSIPNGPVTITGTIYGLTEGLHGFHVHEKGDLSDGCTSAGAHFNPENTTHGGPDDTVRHVGDLGNVQANSEGEAMVNITDKIISLSGPNNILGRAIVVHSGEDDLGKGNHTLSSTTGNAGDRWACGVVGVQSPTGSWNSSSFTTPNISTLLIFFLVVAYQHFKF; translated from the exons ATGAATCCAGCAACTGCAGTCAGTCAGTCAGTCAATCAGTCAGACAATCAGTCAGTCAGTTTGTTAATCGGTCATTCAGTGTTCGGTAAAATCGTGTCCGCGCCCG TTCACACGATGAGTCGAATGGTCGCATTATTACTATTGGCAGCTGTAACTGTCGTTACAGCCGAG GAGATGGTGGCGGTCGTTCGCCTAACTCCGCACGACGTTAAGGGAAAAAATGTCACGGGTAACTTGAAGATCGTTCAGTCCATTCCGAATGGGCCCGTGACCATTACGGGCACGATCTATGGTCTTACCGAGGGGCTTCATGGCTTTCACGTACATGAGAAGGGAGATCTGAGCGACGGTTGCACATCCGCCGGAGCGCACTTCAATCCTGAGAAT aCGACTCACGGTGGACCGGATGACACTGTGAGACATGTCGGCGATTTGGGAAATGTCCAAGCCAATTCTGAGGGAGAAGCAATGGTAAATATCACTGACAAGATTATTTCATTGAGCGGACCGAACAATATCCTAGGACGAGCCATAGTTGTTCATTCTGGCGAGGACGATCTTGGCAAGGGTAACCATACTCTCTCCTCGACAACTGGAAATGCCGGAGACCGTTGGGCCTGTGGTGTCGTCGGTGTCCA ATCGCCGACAGGCAGTTGGAATTCCAGTTCATTTACCACGCCAAATATATCGACTCTTTTGATATTCTTCCTCGTTGTGGCTTATCAACATTTCAAGTTCTAA
- the LOC126853843 gene encoding uncharacterized protein LOC126853843 isoform X3 has product MSRMVALLLLAAVTVVTAEEMVAVVRLTPHDVKGKNVTGNLKIVQSIPNGPVTITGTIYGLTEGLHGFHVHEKGDLSDGCTSAGAHFNPENTTHGGPDDTVRHVGDLGNVQANSEGEAMVNITDKIISLSGPNNILGRAIVVHSGEDDLGKGNHTLSSTTGNAGDRWACGVVGVQSPTGSWNSSSFTTPNISTLLIFFLVVAYQHFKF; this is encoded by the exons ATGAGTCGAATGGTCGCATTATTACTATTGGCAGCTGTAACTGTCGTTACAGCCGAG GAGATGGTGGCGGTCGTTCGCCTAACTCCGCACGACGTTAAGGGAAAAAATGTCACGGGTAACTTGAAGATCGTTCAGTCCATTCCGAATGGGCCCGTGACCATTACGGGCACGATCTATGGTCTTACCGAGGGGCTTCATGGCTTTCACGTACATGAGAAGGGAGATCTGAGCGACGGTTGCACATCCGCCGGAGCGCACTTCAATCCTGAGAAT aCGACTCACGGTGGACCGGATGACACTGTGAGACATGTCGGCGATTTGGGAAATGTCCAAGCCAATTCTGAGGGAGAAGCAATGGTAAATATCACTGACAAGATTATTTCATTGAGCGGACCGAACAATATCCTAGGACGAGCCATAGTTGTTCATTCTGGCGAGGACGATCTTGGCAAGGGTAACCATACTCTCTCCTCGACAACTGGAAATGCCGGAGACCGTTGGGCCTGTGGTGTCGTCGGTGTCCA ATCGCCGACAGGCAGTTGGAATTCCAGTTCATTTACCACGCCAAATATATCGACTCTTTTGATATTCTTCCTCGTTGTGGCTTATCAACATTTCAAGTTCTAA
- the LOC126853843 gene encoding uncharacterized protein LOC126853843 isoform X2 encodes MNPATAVSQSVNQSDNQSVSLLIGHSVFGKIVSAPVHTMSRMVALLLLAAVTVVTAEEMVAVVRLTPHDVKGKNVTGNLKIVQSIPNGPVTITGTIYGLTEGLHGFHVHEKGDLSDGCTSAGAHFNPENTTHGGPDDTVRHVGDLGNVQANSEGEAMVNITDKIISLSGPNNILGRAIVVHSGEDDLGKGNHTLSSTTGNAGDRWACGVVGVQKI; translated from the exons ATGAATCCAGCAACTGCAGTCAGTCAGTCAGTCAATCAGTCAGACAATCAGTCAGTCAGTTTGTTAATCGGTCATTCAGTGTTCGGTAAAATCGTGTCCGCGCCCG TTCACACGATGAGTCGAATGGTCGCATTATTACTATTGGCAGCTGTAACTGTCGTTACAGCCGAG GAGATGGTGGCGGTCGTTCGCCTAACTCCGCACGACGTTAAGGGAAAAAATGTCACGGGTAACTTGAAGATCGTTCAGTCCATTCCGAATGGGCCCGTGACCATTACGGGCACGATCTATGGTCTTACCGAGGGGCTTCATGGCTTTCACGTACATGAGAAGGGAGATCTGAGCGACGGTTGCACATCCGCCGGAGCGCACTTCAATCCTGAGAAT aCGACTCACGGTGGACCGGATGACACTGTGAGACATGTCGGCGATTTGGGAAATGTCCAAGCCAATTCTGAGGGAGAAGCAATGGTAAATATCACTGACAAGATTATTTCATTGAGCGGACCGAACAATATCCTAGGACGAGCCATAGTTGTTCATTCTGGCGAGGACGATCTTGGCAAGGGTAACCATACTCTCTCCTCGACAACTGGAAATGCCGGAGACCGTTGGGCCTGTGGTGTCGTCGGTGTCCA AAAAATCTGA